Part of the Clostridium sporogenes genome, TAGAATTCTTTTGTTGTTTTTCAAATAAAACCTTATATTCTTGTAAATTTTCATTTGAATAAATACCAGCTGATATGAAATATTTTATTCTTGCTGAATATAAATAAAGCAATATCTCTCTTTCATTAACTGTATACATTGTTATAATCTTATTTGCCAGTTCTTTACCTTTCTCTTTATCTCCCTTTAAAAATTTAAATTCCATCAAATTATATAAAATTCCTCTATCTGCAAACTCATAGCCATCACAAAAAAAATCATTTATCAATTTAAGTTCTTCTTCCGATTTTTGTATTTCAAATCTTTTCATATAAATTCCGGCTATTCCTAAATGATACATAAACATTAAATTGCTTAATATAGGCATTTTATCAACCATTTCTTTCATATCTTTAAGGATACATTCTGCCTCATAGAGTTCACCTAATTCCTCTAAAGCACATGCTTTAATTGATTTACTGAAAAAACTTATATATGATATATTGTATTTTTCACCTATACTATTGCTTTTATCTAAGTAATATATAGCTTTATCAAGATATCCTTGTGCAAAAAATATATAACAGCTATTTAAATATATTATAGCTTTTGTTATCTCACTAAAATTAAATTTTTCTATATATTGTAAATTCAACTTTGCATCTAAAGAAGAATCATATATGTATATTTTAAAAGCATTAATAACTTCAAACCATTCTCTTTCCTTTATCTTATTATCTAATATATCTATCAAATTCTTACATTCATTTACTTCCAAATTTACAAAATGATAAAATAATCTTTGAAGAGTTAACTCCTTACTTGTAATTAGATATTCTATAGGAATTTCTTTTAAATAGGACCATACTTCAATATTTTGTGCATTATTTTCTATTTCTATTAAAACTTTATCATAAGCTTTTATTTCTAATAAATGTTTTATGGCTTCCTCAATATCCCCTTGTTTTTTAAAAGCCTCATATGCTTTTAAATTTAGCTTTATCTGTTCATCTTTATTAACCTTTGAAAAAGTAAGATTTAAAAACTCCTTAAACAAATGGTGATATCTATATATTTTTCTTTGTTCATCTATAATAATTACAAATAAATTTTTATCTATTAAAGAATCTATTATTTCTTCTGCATTTTCTATATTCAAAATATCATTGCATAATTCTACGTTAAAATAATTTAAAATTGAAGTTTTTACCAAAAAATTTCTTTCTTCTTCACTAAGTTGTTTTAAAATTTCTTCTGTCAAATATTCTATTACATATTTATTTAATACACTTATATCACTAAATATATTATCCTTTCTACTTTTTAAAGCCAAGGAGATAAGCTGAATTCCTGCAATCCATCCCTCTGAGATATTAAATATTTTATCTATACTATCTTCTGTAAGTTCAATATTCAATGTATTTTTTATAAAACTTAAACATTCCTCTTTTGAAAATCTCAAACTTTCCTCTTCAATTTCTAAAAGTTGTCCCTGTACTCTTAGTTCACCTAAATATAAAGGAAGCTCTTCTCTAGTTAAAAAAATATAATGTATATTATCAGATGAATACTTCATTAAATATTCCAAAGTTGAATTCAAAAACTCATCCTTTATATAATGATAATCATCAAATACTATAAAAATATCTTCTTTTTTAGATAATTCATTAACTATGTAAGGAATAACATTAAATATTTCATCTTTTCTTATAAAAGTATTAAAAGTATTAGCGAGCTCTTTTCCATTATTTTCTAAATACTTCTTTAATATTTCAATAAGATAATACCAAAAAGATTTCCATTGATTATTTTCTTTATCAAGACTTATCCAATTTACATCACTTAAATTTTTATCCTTTATAAAAGAAGAAAGCAGTGTGGATTTTCCACTACCTGCTGCTCCTTTTATTATTGTAACTTTATAGTCTTTTATATCCTCTAATTCTTTTATAATCTTTTCTCTTTTAACATAATTTTTTCTTGGCATTGGACTAATAAGCTTAGTCCTTATTAAGTTTACTTTGTTGTCCATATAATCACCTGTGAAATATTTTGTTACTTTTAAATAATTCGCAACAAAATAAAGTTACTTTTTTATTTATCCCATAGCTATTATCTGCGATACTTAATTATACTATATATCTAATGCTGTAGTAAATTAATTTAATATTTTCCTGTTTTTAAACTATTTTTCGTCATTAAACTTGCTAATATAAATAATACTAGTATTAAGATAACAATATAACTTAACTCAAGTTTATAACTTAATATATTTTTACCATTTTCTATCCCTTGAACTAAAGTTAAATAACTCTTCTGAGGCAGTATATTAATTATTATATCTAAAATCTTATTATTATCTGAAAATGAATAAAAACTTCCTGAAAGAATGGAAGTTAATGTAATTATTACTGATCCAAGCATAAGACTACTCTCTAAATCATCAATAGCAGAAGTAATAAATAAGGCAAAAGCGGTTCCTAGAAAAGTTATTATGCTCAAAAGTATAGCTAAATTACCATAACTAAAACCTATATCAACATTAAACACTGCTTTTGTTATTACTATAGCTAAAAATACAGGAATATATATTATAATAAAATTAAATATTCCCTGTGCTAATAAATACTTTCCCTCACTTACAGGAGAAATTAATATTCTTCTAAAGGTTTTAAAATCTCTATCTTCAGGATACATTACCATAAGACCTACAGATTGAATCAAAATAATCATTATTAAAAATCCTAATATGTTAGTACCTACTCCTCTTTTTTCTCCTATATCTATGTTCTTATTTATATTTTGTGGTGACTTTAAACAATTTTCTATTGTGTTTTTAAATGTATCTCCCTTTATAGTTGTAATCTCAATTTTACCATTTCCTTTATCATCTAACACTGCATCATACTTGTTTAATAAGAGCTCCGACATCTTAGGCTTTTTATCTAATACTTTTACTTTTAAATATTTTGTGTTTAAGTTTACAGATTTATTTTCAGAAACCACTGCTATCGTACCTTTAATTTCCATTTTATCTGTAAAATAAACCGCCGCCATAATCATAAGTGGAACAAATATTATTGTATTTATAATAATTGATTTTTTAGAAATTATCCTATAAAAATTATTTTTTAATATAGTAAACACACTCATTATATATATTCCTCCGGTTTAAAAGTTATTTGACAAAGAATTATAAATATAAGTGAACTGCCAATACAAATGGCTATGGTTGGCACAAACATTGAAAAATCCTTATCATAAATTATTTTAAATATACATTCACTAATCCACTTTACTGGTGATATGTAGGAAAGCTTTTCTACTGTTTTTCCAAGGCTATCTACTGGGAAAAATAATCCCCCTAATAATGCAAGTAACATGTTTATTGGAGATAAAAACTTATTAGTTGCCTCTTCACTTTTAAAGATACAACACATTGAAGCTCCAAAAGAACACATTAAAAGGTTAAATGAAATTAATAAAGCAATTATATATATAAAATTTTCTCCTCCCAAGTTTATTCCTAAAATATATTTTTCTATAATGAGTATTATAGTAAAAAGCACTGATGCAAATATAAATGTTGAAAATATTTTGGATAAAAATATTATAGTTTTAGAAGTAGGAGAATATATTAACCTTACATTGCCCTTTTTAACCTTCTTTTCCATAAAAGTATTTGAAGCTGTTAAAGCAATATATAATACAGTAAAAATAATCATTGTAATTCCATAATAATCATAGGATGTTACTCCTTCACCTCCATAATTTCCATTTGCTATAAATCCAAATAAGCCTATAAGAACCAATGGATAAATTGTGTTATATAGAACAAGTATGGGATTTTTTAATATATTTATAATATCAATCTTTATAACTTTTAATAAATTCATAACTCTACTCCTATTCTCTTAAACTTCTTCCTGTTAAATTTAAAAATACCCTTTCTAGAGAGGCTAAACTACTATCAATATTTTGTATCTTACACTTTTTGTTCATCATAGTTAAAATTAATTTATCTAAATTTTCAACAGTATTTACAGATGTTATTTCAACTTTTTCATCTGAAATTATAACTTTTTTTACTCCCTCTATGTTAAAGAAGTCGTCTTCCGTAAGTTTGTCTTTATTTGCTATATTAATAGAATATACTCTTTCATCCTCTATGTTTTTCTTTAACTCTTCCTTGGTTCCTTCAGCTATAATGGTCCCATGATCCATTATTATTATTCTGTCTGCTATTTCCTCAACTTCTTCCATATAATGCGTAGTATATAATATTGTAGCTCCTCTTTTTTGTAATTTTTTAATTGAGTTTAAAATATGATTTCTTGATTGAGGATCTATTCCTACTGTAGGTTCATCCATTATTATAAGCTTAGGATTATGTGCAATAGCACAGGCTATATTTAATCTTCTTTTCATCCCACCTGAAAATGTCTTTGGCATATCTAATCTTTTATCATAAAGACCTACAAACTCCAAAGTCTCCTTTACATTTTCATCAAGCTTTTTCCCTTTTAATTCATAAAGACTTGCAAAAAATCTTACATTCTTTTCTGCAGATATTTCTTCATAAATAGCTAAGTCTTGAGGAACTACACCTATATTTCTTTTAATATTCATAACATCCTCAGTAGATTTTTCACCTAAAAACTTAACTTCTCCTTTATCTGATTTTAATATAGTAGATAATATATTTATGGTAGTACTTTTCCCTGCACCATTAGGTCCTAAAAAACCAAGTATTTCTCCTTGTTTTACATCAAAACTTATTCCCTTTACTACTTTTTTGTTTTTGTAACTTTTTTCTAAATTCTTAACTTCTATTATGTTTTCCATATGAATTCCTCCCTTTTATGCTTTTATGATACAAAAATTTCTCATAAAAAAAATCAACCTTTCGGTTGATTTTAAAGGTT contains:
- a CDS encoding LuxR C-terminal-related transcriptional regulator; its protein translation is MDNKVNLIRTKLISPMPRKNYVKREKIIKELEDIKDYKVTIIKGAAGSGKSTLLSSFIKDKNLSDVNWISLDKENNQWKSFWYYLIEILKKYLENNGKELANTFNTFIRKDEIFNVIPYIVNELSKKEDIFIVFDDYHYIKDEFLNSTLEYLMKYSSDNIHYIFLTREELPLYLGELRVQGQLLEIEEESLRFSKEECLSFIKNTLNIELTEDSIDKIFNISEGWIAGIQLISLALKSRKDNIFSDISVLNKYVIEYLTEEILKQLSEEERNFLVKTSILNYFNVELCNDILNIENAEEIIDSLIDKNLFVIIIDEQRKIYRYHHLFKEFLNLTFSKVNKDEQIKLNLKAYEAFKKQGDIEEAIKHLLEIKAYDKVLIEIENNAQNIEVWSYLKEIPIEYLITSKELTLQRLFYHFVNLEVNECKNLIDILDNKIKEREWFEVINAFKIYIYDSSLDAKLNLQYIEKFNFSEITKAIIYLNSCYIFFAQGYLDKAIYYLDKSNSIGEKYNISYISFFSKSIKACALEELGELYEAECILKDMKEMVDKMPILSNLMFMYHLGIAGIYMKRFEIQKSEEELKLINDFFCDGYEFADRGILYNLMEFKFLKGDKEKGKELANKIITMYTVNEREILLYLYSARIKYFISAGIYSNENLQEYKVLFEKQQKNSNIYIRIDEKITYARVIYILGEQEKAKDILYKCLEYSRKKSFKIYLVDGLIVLTLILEELNVIKRTTFNLLREAIHYSVDNRYLKPYVLEGEKLLNIIKKLKNDKDIELTSKEDNFIKNLIDIMEPEKVKGELLTEREKEVMEILFEGASNKQIGERLNISLATVKTHMINIYSKLQVSNRVQAVEKYKKIKAIKY
- a CDS encoding ABC transporter permease → MSVFTILKNNFYRIISKKSIIINTIIFVPLMIMAAVYFTDKMEIKGTIAVVSENKSVNLNTKYLKVKVLDKKPKMSELLLNKYDAVLDDKGNGKIEITTIKGDTFKNTIENCLKSPQNINKNIDIGEKRGVGTNILGFLIMIILIQSVGLMVMYPEDRDFKTFRRILISPVSEGKYLLAQGIFNFIIIYIPVFLAIVITKAVFNVDIGFSYGNLAILLSIITFLGTAFALFITSAIDDLESSLMLGSVIITLTSILSGSFYSFSDNNKILDIIINILPQKSYLTLVQGIENGKNILSYKLELSYIVILILVLFILASLMTKNSLKTGKY
- a CDS encoding ABC transporter permease, encoding MNLLKVIKIDIINILKNPILVLYNTIYPLVLIGLFGFIANGNYGGEGVTSYDYYGITMIIFTVLYIALTASNTFMEKKVKKGNVRLIYSPTSKTIIFLSKIFSTFIFASVLFTIILIIEKYILGINLGGENFIYIIALLISFNLLMCSFGASMCCIFKSEEATNKFLSPINMLLALLGGLFFPVDSLGKTVEKLSYISPVKWISECIFKIIYDKDFSMFVPTIAICIGSSLIFIILCQITFKPEEYI
- a CDS encoding ABC transporter ATP-binding protein is translated as MENIIEVKNLEKSYKNKKVVKGISFDVKQGEILGFLGPNGAGKSTTINILSTILKSDKGEVKFLGEKSTEDVMNIKRNIGVVPQDLAIYEEISAEKNVRFFASLYELKGKKLDENVKETLEFVGLYDKRLDMPKTFSGGMKRRLNIACAIAHNPKLIIMDEPTVGIDPQSRNHILNSIKKLQKRGATILYTTHYMEEVEEIADRIIIMDHGTIIAEGTKEELKKNIEDERVYSINIANKDKLTEDDFFNIEGVKKVIISDEKVEITSVNTVENLDKLILTMMNKKCKIQNIDSSLASLERVFLNLTGRSLRE